From one Candidatus Thioglobus sp. NP1 genomic stretch:
- a CDS encoding MBL fold metallo-hydrolase: MEILFTILNITKYLIYILIAIAIVIFIFLKVSPAFGGIPDDKAQKTIEDSQNFIEGKFKNIKTNYTNFRSSEKKATFKDWFSPPKDKNPLKPLPTIKFKGKDLIEGKFVWLGHSTLLMNTEGLVVMTDPVFNRASPLPSFNSKSKSNFFNGKPFEFENPILIDDLPKVDVVLISHDHYDHLDSKAIKDLSGLVDYFIVPLGVGAHLERWGVNKNKITELDWYESNNYKNIEFTFTPSLHFSGRGVFNGNSTLWGSWIVKSKSLSAYFSGDGGYSETFKKLGNEYGPFDIAFIESGAYNIDWSNVHMFPDESVQASIDLKAEVLFPIHWSKFDLSIHPWDEPIIRITKEAAKKNVNIATPMIGEVFELTNLPNNPWWEKLRN, from the coding sequence TTGGAAATTCTTTTTACAATACTTAATATCACTAAATATCTGATTTACATTCTAATAGCAATTGCTATTGTTATATTTATTTTTCTCAAAGTATCACCAGCTTTTGGAGGTATTCCAGATGATAAAGCACAAAAAACTATTGAAGATTCTCAAAATTTTATTGAAGGAAAGTTCAAAAATATAAAAACAAACTATACTAACTTTCGTTCTTCAGAAAAAAAAGCAACTTTCAAGGATTGGTTCTCTCCACCTAAAGATAAAAATCCATTAAAGCCACTTCCAACAATAAAATTTAAAGGCAAAGACTTAATTGAAGGAAAGTTTGTTTGGCTTGGCCACTCTACCCTTCTTATGAACACAGAGGGCTTAGTAGTAATGACTGATCCAGTGTTTAATAGAGCATCTCCACTGCCATCATTTAACTCTAAAAGTAAAAGCAACTTCTTCAATGGAAAGCCATTTGAATTTGAAAATCCAATATTAATTGATGACCTTCCAAAGGTTGATGTTGTTCTCATTTCTCATGATCACTATGATCACCTTGACTCAAAAGCAATTAAAGATTTATCTGGCCTAGTAGATTATTTTATTGTGCCCTTAGGAGTTGGAGCTCATCTAGAAAGATGGGGGGTAAATAAAAATAAAATTACTGAGCTCGACTGGTATGAGAGTAATAACTATAAAAATATTGAATTTACCTTTACGCCTTCACTTCACTTTAGTGGTCGAGGAGTGTTCAATGGAAACTCGACGTTATGGGGCTCTTGGATAGTTAAATCAAAATCATTAAGTGCATATTTCAGTGGTGATGGAGGATACTCAGAGACATTTAAAAAATTAGGTAATGAATATGGTCCTTTTGACATTGCCTTTATCGAGAGTGGTGCTTACAACATAGACTGGTCAAATGTTCACATGTTTCCTGATGAATCTGTTCAAGCCAGTATCGACTTAAAAGCAGAAGTCCTTTTTCCAATCCATTGGTCTAAATTTGATTTATCGATTCATCCATGGGATGAGCCAATCATTCGAATTACTAAGGAAGCTGCGAAAAAGAACGTCAACATTGCAACCCCAATGATTGGTGAAGTATTTGAACTAACCAACCTACCAAATAACCCTTGGTGGGAAAAACTTAGAAATTAA
- a CDS encoding oxidoreductase, with protein sequence MKKENWNESNIPDQSGKIFIVTGPTSGLGKESIKVLVRKNATIIMAARNIKKSNSIKKEILAENKNAKIDIQELDLSSLESVNNFSISINKKYKALDCLINNAGIMACPYSKTRDGFEIQMGTNHLGHFALTGQLISLLKKTPNSRVVNVASIAHTSGNIDFDDLNWEKRKYKTWSAYADTKLANLYFTYELSRKLGQDKGSPMVLASHPGWTATDLQRHSGMANFMNIFLGQKVMVGALGGLRAATDPTAKSDNYFGSPSMGGMKGYPVLVKSNDLSYNVDNAKKLWKLSEELTGVSYSID encoded by the coding sequence ATGAAAAAAGAAAATTGGAACGAATCAAATATCCCTGATCAATCAGGGAAAATTTTTATAGTAACTGGACCAACGAGTGGCCTTGGTAAAGAATCAATTAAAGTTCTTGTTCGAAAAAACGCAACCATCATTATGGCTGCTAGAAATATTAAAAAATCTAATTCTATAAAAAAAGAAATTCTTGCTGAAAATAAAAATGCAAAGATAGATATTCAAGAGCTAGATTTATCAAGCCTCGAATCAGTCAATAATTTCTCAATATCTATAAACAAAAAATACAAAGCACTAGACTGCCTTATCAATAACGCTGGCATAATGGCCTGCCCTTATTCAAAAACAAGAGATGGATTTGAGATCCAGATGGGCACGAATCATTTAGGTCATTTTGCTTTAACAGGTCAACTAATATCTCTACTCAAAAAGACGCCAAATTCAAGAGTTGTAAATGTAGCTAGTATTGCTCACACCTCTGGAAATATTGATTTTGATGATCTTAATTGGGAAAAAAGAAAATATAAAACCTGGAGCGCCTATGCTGACACTAAACTAGCAAATTTATATTTCACCTATGAACTATCTCGTAAACTTGGTCAGGATAAAGGAAGTCCAATGGTATTAGCTTCACATCCAGGGTGGACTGCTACAGATCTTCAGAGGCATTCTGGTATGGCAAATTTTATGAATATTTTTCTTGGACAGAAAGTTATGGTAGGGGCTCTTGGAGGTCTTAGAGCAGCTACTGATCCAACTGCCAAGTCAGATAATTATTTTGGCTCTCCATCAATGGGCGGTATGAAAGGTTACCCTGTATTAGTTAAATCAAATGATTTATCATATAATGTAGATAATGCAAAAAAACTTTGGAAGCTATCTGAAGAACTAACTGGAGTGAGTTACTCTATTGACTAA
- the trmD gene encoding tRNA (guanosine(37)-N1)-methyltransferase TrmD produces the protein MKFDVITLFPEMFSAIKDEGIIARALKKSIIEINTWQLRDFSANKYKNVDDKPYGGGSGMVMQVEPIRNCIKEIKKKNSDTKVIYLSPQGQKLDQKLVEELANFESLTMLCGRYEGVDERIIENDIDYEISIGDYVISGGELAAMVVIDAISRRLPNVLGNAASLKDSFTDDLLDYPYYTRPDELDGQQVPEVLLSGNQAKIDAWRIEQSLKKTRQKRPDLLAK, from the coding sequence ATGAAATTTGATGTTATAACCCTCTTTCCTGAAATGTTTTCTGCTATCAAGGATGAAGGCATCATTGCAAGGGCATTAAAGAAGTCAATCATTGAAATTAATACATGGCAACTCAGAGACTTTAGCGCTAATAAATATAAAAATGTTGATGATAAGCCCTATGGCGGCGGTTCTGGCATGGTTATGCAGGTTGAGCCAATAAGGAATTGTATTAAAGAGATTAAGAAGAAAAATTCAGATACTAAAGTTATCTACTTGTCTCCTCAAGGCCAAAAGTTAGATCAAAAATTGGTAGAAGAATTAGCAAATTTTGAATCTTTAACCATGCTTTGTGGAAGATATGAAGGTGTTGATGAAAGGATTATTGAGAATGATATTGATTATGAGATTTCTATTGGGGATTACGTAATTAGTGGAGGTGAGTTAGCTGCTATGGTAGTTATTGATGCAATAAGTCGTCGATTGCCTAATGTTTTGGGAAATGCTGCATCTTTAAAAGACTCATTCACTGATGATTTACTTGATTATCCTTACTATACTAGGCCTGACGAATTAGATGGACAACAAGTACCTGAAGTGCTTTTAAGTGGTAATCAGGCAAAAATTGATGCATGGCGTATTGAACAGTCACTCAAAAAGACAAGGCAGAAAAGACCCGACTTATTAGCTAAGTAA
- a CDS encoding CDP-alcohol phosphatidyltransferase family protein produces MSFSMLPNALSIIRIILTVPIVIALLKEQYLLTLMLFLFAGITDALDGWIAKQFSFQSRLGSILDPMADKILLASTFLGLYWVGILPLWLLLLIFVRDIIIVAGALGYFLGEMNESTELLEPTLISKFNTVLQIALILFLLVMQIYIELNTFKDMLYIVIATSTGLSGADYMWLWIKKFILQEAKK; encoded by the coding sequence ATGAGCTTCTCAATGCTACCTAATGCACTTTCTATAATACGCATAATTTTAACAGTTCCCATCGTTATAGCGCTATTAAAAGAGCAGTATCTTTTAACATTGATGCTATTTTTATTTGCAGGGATTACTGATGCTTTAGACGGTTGGATCGCTAAACAGTTTTCTTTTCAGTCAAGATTGGGTTCAATATTGGATCCCATGGCAGATAAAATATTATTAGCCAGTACCTTTCTAGGTTTATATTGGGTGGGTATTCTCCCTTTATGGCTATTATTATTAATTTTTGTCCGTGATATTATTATAGTTGCTGGCGCACTAGGATATTTTTTGGGAGAAATGAATGAGAGTACTGAGCTACTAGAGCCAACTCTAATAAGTAAGTTCAATACCGTTCTTCAGATTGCATTAATTCTCTTTCTGCTAGTTATGCAGATTTATATAGAATTAAATACCTTTAAAGATATGTTGTATATAGTCATTGCTACTTCTACTGGCCTTAGTGGAGCAGATTATATGTGGCTTTGGATCAAAAAGTTTATCCTACAAGAGGCTAAAAAATGA
- the dapE gene encoding succinyl-diaminopimelate desuccinylase produces MSQTIELAKSLISKASVTPDDNGCQTIMIDRLKKIGFTIKQLKFDDVDNFWAIHGNSGPLFAFAGHTDVVPAGDTNAWNTEPFEPTIKDGFLYGRGAADMKGGLASMVTATEQYIKKNPNHNGIIAFLITSDEEGVAINGTTKVMDYLKENNQKIDYCLLGEPSSSSVLGDVIKNGRRGSLNGVLKVKGKQGHIAYPQLAENPNHIITPALNDLCNQKWDSGNDYFPATSFQISNIHSGQRVTNIIPGEIEVMFNFRYSTETTKEELQQTVNNILDSHNLNYEITWSHSGYPFLTPQGKLVSACVDAIHATKGIQPELSTSGGTSDGRFIAQEGTQVVELGPINATIHQINECVLAEDLDDLSEIYYQVLTNILV; encoded by the coding sequence ATGAGTCAAACAATAGAACTAGCAAAATCACTTATAAGTAAAGCATCAGTCACACCTGATGATAATGGTTGTCAAACAATCATGATCGATCGACTAAAAAAAATTGGTTTTACAATCAAGCAGCTTAAGTTTGATGATGTTGATAATTTCTGGGCAATCCATGGAAATAGTGGCCCTCTATTCGCTTTTGCTGGACATACCGATGTTGTTCCTGCTGGTGATACTAATGCATGGAATACTGAGCCATTTGAGCCAACCATAAAAGATGGCTTTTTGTATGGTCGGGGTGCTGCAGATATGAAAGGTGGGCTTGCTTCAATGGTTACTGCAACAGAACAGTATATTAAAAAAAATCCAAATCATAACGGCATAATTGCTTTTTTAATAACTTCTGATGAAGAGGGAGTGGCAATTAATGGAACTACTAAGGTTATGGATTACCTTAAAGAAAATAACCAAAAGATAGATTATTGCTTACTAGGCGAACCTTCATCTTCCTCTGTCCTTGGAGACGTTATTAAAAATGGAAGAAGAGGATCATTAAATGGTGTTTTAAAAGTAAAAGGAAAGCAAGGCCATATTGCATATCCTCAATTAGCTGAAAACCCTAATCATATTATTACACCTGCATTGAATGATTTATGTAATCAAAAATGGGATAGTGGTAACGATTATTTTCCTGCAACCTCTTTTCAAATTTCAAATATTCATTCTGGTCAGCGAGTAACTAATATCATTCCTGGTGAAATTGAAGTTATGTTTAATTTTAGATATTCAACAGAGACAACTAAAGAAGAGTTACAGCAAACAGTTAATAATATTTTAGACAGTCATAATCTTAATTATGAAATTACTTGGTCTCATTCTGGATATCCATTTTTGACTCCTCAAGGAAAACTAGTTTCTGCATGTGTTGATGCGATTCATGCTACTAAAGGAATTCAGCCTGAGCTCTCAACCTCTGGGGGAACCTCTGATGGGAGATTTATTGCTCAAGAAGGCACACAAGTTGTAGAACTTGGGCCAATTAACGCAACTATTCATCAGATTAATGAATGTGTTTTAGCTGAGGATCTTGATGATTTAAGTGAGATTTATTATCAAGTGCTTACGAACATACTTGTGTAA
- a CDS encoding heme lyase CcmF/NrfE family subunit yields MLIEVGHFALVLALVISVILIVVPSIGIYQNKASLSQLAKPLVWGQFFWIGVAFFVLMNAFLTNDFSVKYVADNSNSQLPILFKASAVWGAHEGSLLLWVFVLSIWSTAVSIFSKRIPSNLLNLILIVLGAVNFGFLLFLLYTSNPFERLMIPPLEGRELNPLLQDFGLAVHPPMLYMGYVGLAVPFAFVIAALIRGQLDSSWLRWTRPWTLISWAFLTIGITLGSWWAYYELGWGGWWFWDPVENASFMPWLIATALIHSLSVSEKRGILRKWTVLLCIGGFSLSLLGTFLVRSGVLTSVHAFATDPARGLFILIFLFIVIGGSLALYAWRYNLLQKSNPISLFSRETGLLINNILLVTAMLSVLLGTLYPLILDTLNLGKISVGVPYFNAVFIPIMLPAVVLMAIFPFVRWKKDTLKRVSSHLRLHWLGILALILIARIFVTDNIFVLIAIGLFIWMLVHVMVLLIARMRSKSVFSFAFIGMLIAHLGIAVFTLGATVTTQMGIEKDIKMSFGETQNIAGYDFVFNGVNRYQRDNYAGFMGNITVFKDGKEVTTLMPEKRYYQSGMPMTEASIHPSLARDLYVALGEELVENSWSVRIYYKPLVRWIWLGGLMIALGALFAAIDRRYFLRAKS; encoded by the coding sequence ATGTTGATAGAGGTTGGACATTTTGCACTTGTTCTAGCACTGGTTATTTCAGTAATTTTGATTGTAGTCCCTTCAATTGGAATTTATCAGAATAAAGCGTCCCTTTCACAACTCGCTAAACCACTAGTTTGGGGGCAATTTTTTTGGATTGGAGTTGCATTCTTTGTATTAATGAATGCTTTTCTAACAAATGATTTTTCAGTAAAGTATGTTGCAGATAACTCAAATTCTCAGCTTCCAATTTTGTTCAAAGCATCAGCAGTTTGGGGAGCACATGAGGGCTCTTTGCTTTTATGGGTATTTGTTCTTTCAATATGGAGCACTGCAGTCAGTATTTTTTCAAAGCGAATACCTTCAAATTTACTAAATTTAATTCTCATTGTGTTAGGCGCAGTAAACTTTGGCTTCTTACTTTTTTTACTATATACATCAAATCCTTTTGAGCGTCTAATGATTCCTCCATTAGAGGGTCGAGAGCTTAATCCACTTCTACAAGATTTTGGACTAGCAGTTCATCCTCCAATGCTATATATGGGATATGTTGGTTTAGCGGTTCCATTTGCATTTGTTATAGCTGCATTAATTAGAGGGCAGCTTGATAGTTCCTGGTTGAGATGGACTAGGCCATGGACGCTTATTTCATGGGCCTTCTTGACCATTGGTATAACACTTGGTAGTTGGTGGGCATACTATGAACTCGGTTGGGGAGGATGGTGGTTTTGGGATCCTGTTGAAAATGCATCATTTATGCCTTGGTTGATTGCTACTGCGCTTATTCATTCACTAAGTGTTAGTGAAAAAAGAGGAATTTTAAGAAAGTGGACTGTATTACTTTGTATAGGTGGTTTTTCATTAAGCTTATTAGGAACTTTTTTAGTTCGTTCTGGAGTGCTTACATCAGTCCACGCTTTTGCAACAGATCCTGCAAGAGGGTTATTTATCTTAATATTTTTATTTATAGTCATAGGCGGCTCTTTAGCTTTATATGCATGGCGCTATAACTTATTACAAAAAAGTAATCCTATATCTTTATTTTCAAGAGAAACGGGTCTTCTCATAAATAACATACTGCTTGTAACAGCCATGCTTAGCGTTTTACTAGGAACACTTTATCCACTAATTCTTGATACTTTAAATCTTGGAAAAATATCTGTAGGTGTGCCATACTTTAATGCAGTTTTTATTCCAATTATGTTGCCAGCAGTTGTCTTAATGGCAATTTTCCCTTTTGTACGCTGGAAGAAAGATACATTAAAGAGGGTCTCATCTCATCTTCGTCTTCACTGGTTAGGTATTCTTGCTCTAATATTAATTGCAAGAATCTTTGTTACAGATAATATTTTTGTCCTAATTGCTATTGGACTCTTTATTTGGATGTTGGTTCACGTTATGGTTTTATTAATTGCTCGAATGAGATCTAAATCAGTTTTTTCATTCGCCTTTATTGGGATGCTTATTGCCCATTTAGGGATTGCAGTTTTTACACTGGGCGCTACTGTAACAACTCAAATGGGAATTGAAAAAGATATCAAAATGAGTTTTGGTGAGACGCAAAATATTGCAGGTTATGACTTTGTATTCAATGGGGTAAATCGATATCAAAGAGATAATTATGCTGGCTTTATGGGCAATATAACGGTATTTAAAGATGGTAAAGAGGTAACGACACTTATGCCAGAGAAGCGTTATTATCAAAGTGGTATGCCTATGACAGAAGCTTCGATTCATCCCTCTCTAGCTAGAGATCTTTATGTGGCTTTAGGTGAGGAGCTAGTTGAAAATTCTTGGAGTGTAAGAATATACTATAAACCACTTGTCAGATGGATATGGCTGGGTGGCTTAATGATTGCTTTAGGAGCACTATTTGCAGCAATTGATAGACGTTACTTTTTAAGGGCTAAATCATGA
- a CDS encoding DnaA ATPase domain-containing protein: MNQLGLPISLNSKMLLDNFIGNSELINYINSISYNNEASEIYVYGEEGLGKTHLLQGAVIRALNDGKNAIYIDCNDSFPEHILDSVDEFKLISIDNINFINNTNQDLFFDFYNRARQAKNITIVVSGNFLPSNLNIMKDMKTRLSLAVVFKLDILDDDSTMVVLNNQMSERNLTIDSKVYKYLFKNYSRDLKVLLSVINDLDKLSLQSKQAISIPFVKKTLQL, encoded by the coding sequence ATGAATCAACTTGGCCTTCCAATCTCACTTAATTCAAAAATGTTACTGGATAATTTCATTGGTAATAGTGAGCTAATAAATTATATTAATAGTATTTCATATAATAATGAAGCATCAGAAATCTATGTCTATGGAGAAGAGGGTCTTGGAAAAACTCATCTACTACAAGGTGCCGTAATAAGGGCTCTTAATGATGGGAAAAATGCAATTTATATTGATTGTAATGATTCGTTTCCTGAGCATATTCTTGATTCTGTAGATGAATTTAAGTTGATCAGCATTGATAATATTAATTTCATTAATAATACTAATCAAGATTTATTTTTTGATTTTTATAACAGAGCAAGACAGGCTAAAAATATAACTATCGTGGTTAGTGGTAATTTTCTTCCAAGTAATCTAAATATCATGAAAGATATGAAGACTCGCCTTAGTTTAGCTGTAGTTTTTAAGCTTGATATTCTTGATGATGATTCTACTATGGTTGTTTTAAATAATCAGATGAGTGAAAGAAACCTAACTATAGACTCCAAGGTCTATAAATATTTATTTAAAAACTATTCTCGTGATCTGAAAGTTTTATTATCAGTAATTAATGATTTAGATAAATTATCACTTCAGTCTAAACAAGCAATCTCCATTCCATTCGTCAAAAAAACACTTCAGCTTTAA
- the dapA gene encoding 4-hydroxy-tetrahydrodipicolinate synthase codes for MKNKHSFIGSSVALITPMFDDGVVDYDALNQLIDFHIDAGTTAIVSVGTTGESATVGVKEHLKIIDHTIKYSSQRIPIIAGTGANSTSEAIDLTKEAKRLGADACLLVTPYYNKPTQEGLFQHFKSIAESVAIDQLLYNVPGRTAVNMTVETTARLAEIDNIIGIKDATGDLSVIKQLVKKCPEDFLLLTGDDATAVDFLISGGHGGISVTANIVPKELQKVYLAAISGQSDKAIELNSKIYKLHKNLFIESNPIPVKWALHKMGKCGKGIRLPLLELSNEFKSIIERDLEELNLA; via the coding sequence ATGAAAAATAAACACTCATTTATAGGTTCAAGTGTTGCATTAATTACTCCAATGTTTGATGATGGAGTTGTGGATTATGATGCTCTCAATCAATTAATTGATTTTCATATAGATGCTGGAACAACAGCAATAGTTTCTGTTGGAACTACTGGAGAGTCTGCAACTGTTGGAGTTAAAGAGCATCTCAAAATCATTGACCACACTATTAAATATTCATCCCAAAGGATTCCAATTATTGCTGGTACAGGTGCTAATTCTACATCTGAAGCAATAGACCTTACTAAGGAAGCTAAACGGCTTGGTGCTGATGCATGTTTATTAGTAACCCCTTATTATAATAAGCCAACTCAAGAAGGTCTTTTCCAACACTTCAAGTCAATCGCTGAAAGTGTTGCAATTGATCAGCTTCTTTATAATGTTCCAGGAAGAACTGCAGTAAATATGACTGTAGAAACAACTGCTAGACTTGCAGAAATTGATAATATTATTGGAATTAAGGATGCTACAGGTGATTTATCAGTCATAAAGCAATTAGTTAAAAAGTGTCCAGAAGATTTTTTATTATTAACTGGAGATGATGCTACTGCTGTTGATTTTCTTATTTCTGGTGGGCATGGTGGTATTTCAGTAACTGCAAATATAGTCCCTAAAGAACTACAAAAGGTATACTTAGCAGCTATATCTGGACAGTCTGATAAAGCTATAGAATTAAATAGTAAGATTTATAAGCTTCATAAAAATTTGTTTATTGAGTCTAACCCAATTCCTGTTAAATGGGCTCTTCACAAAATGGGAAAATGTGGCAAAGGAATTAGACTTCCATTATTAGAATTATCTAATGAGTTCAAATCAATTATTGAGCGTGACTTAGAGGAATTAAATTTAGCATGA
- a CDS encoding TetR/AcrR family transcriptional regulator: MLSTKDKIYQSALELFASQGIQATSTAQISKKAGVASGTLFVHFKSKQELIDTIYISIKKNAFSDLNDNMPDNSSIELKFKEASRKIIEYFSNNYNEFIFLGLVDIDPMVSEEARAIGFKNFEKSMTEMKLFFKEGYFRDIDFDLLFQISWSATETIIKNLKLRNLTKPSESELNVIWDIMKKSS; the protein is encoded by the coding sequence ATGCTCTCAACCAAAGATAAAATCTATCAAAGCGCTCTAGAACTGTTTGCTAGTCAAGGTATTCAAGCGACTTCAACTGCGCAAATTAGCAAAAAAGCAGGGGTTGCCTCTGGAACGCTGTTTGTGCACTTTAAATCAAAGCAAGAGCTTATTGATACAATATACATAAGCATTAAAAAAAATGCTTTTTCTGACTTAAATGACAATATGCCTGACAATTCAAGCATTGAACTTAAGTTCAAAGAAGCGTCTCGAAAAATTATTGAGTATTTTTCAAATAACTACAATGAATTTATCTTTTTAGGTTTAGTTGATATCGACCCAATGGTTTCTGAAGAGGCAAGAGCAATAGGCTTCAAAAATTTTGAAAAATCAATGACTGAGATGAAACTTTTCTTTAAAGAAGGTTATTTTAGAGATATTGATTTTGACCTACTCTTTCAAATAAGTTGGTCAGCAACTGAAACTATCATAAAAAACTTAAAATTAAGAAATCTTACGAAGCCAAGTGAGAGCGAACTTAATGTAATCTGGGATATTATGAAAAAGAGCTCCTGA
- the bamC gene encoding outer membrane protein assembly factor BamC has protein sequence MKNINYLTIIMISFLIASCSKITDPVKEISLGNRVMNYEADEKVDSLVIPPDLTAPSSKGAFTEVVILSDDNNVAQRIQNVEVKRDKYRRWLVVDLPPEEVWSLTKEFFRSYNFKIEKENQKIGILETDYLEIETVVPDKSLGAIRAGLAKVLQTQYGLPIADKYRVRIEPLEDQNKSEVYLTLSSIGEVIDGAMRKWQPREKDVELETEMLLTLMVFLGNDREGAIEKIQSNNFINEVIVSVETSDNGYASLNFPHDKDQSWRYLGWALDELNIDIEDRDSIEGSYFIQVEPYSGYFSRLLNTASSVKTYQLIVREVGELSTYIYFVDLEEEHEDDTITYSFELFNQIASKF, from the coding sequence ATGAAAAATATCAATTATCTAACTATTATTATGATAAGCTTTTTGATTGCAAGCTGTTCTAAAATTACTGATCCAGTCAAGGAAATTAGTCTAGGTAATCGAGTAATGAATTATGAGGCTGATGAAAAAGTTGATTCATTAGTAATTCCTCCAGATTTAACGGCACCAAGTTCAAAGGGTGCTTTCACTGAAGTTGTTATATTAAGTGATGATAATAATGTTGCTCAAAGAATTCAAAACGTTGAAGTAAAACGTGATAAATATAGACGTTGGCTTGTTGTAGATCTTCCTCCAGAAGAAGTTTGGAGCCTCACCAAAGAATTTTTTAGATCTTATAATTTCAAGATTGAAAAAGAAAATCAAAAAATTGGTATTTTAGAAACTGATTACCTTGAGATAGAAACAGTAGTTCCAGATAAATCGCTTGGTGCTATTCGTGCTGGTTTAGCAAAAGTTTTGCAAACACAATATGGCCTTCCGATAGCTGATAAATATCGAGTTCGAATTGAACCATTAGAGGATCAAAATAAGTCTGAAGTTTATTTGACTCTTTCATCAATTGGCGAGGTTATTGATGGTGCAATGAGAAAATGGCAACCAAGAGAAAAAGATGTTGAGCTTGAGACAGAAATGTTATTAACGCTAATGGTGTTTCTAGGAAATGATAGAGAAGGGGCTATTGAAAAAATACAATCGAATAATTTTATTAATGAAGTAATTGTTTCAGTAGAGACCTCTGATAATGGCTATGCCAGTCTTAATTTCCCTCATGATAAAGATCAGTCATGGCGTTATCTTGGTTGGGCTCTTGATGAGCTAAATATTGATATAGAGGATAGAGACTCAATTGAGGGTAGTTACTTCATTCAAGTTGAGCCATATTCTGGGTATTTCTCTAGACTTTTAAACACAGCCTCTTCTGTGAAGACATATCAGTTGATTGTGAGAGAAGTTGGCGAACTATCAACTTATATTTATTTTGTTGATTTAGAAGAAGAACATGAAGATGATACAATAACTTATAGTTTTGAACTTTTCAATCAAATTGCTTCAAAGTTTTAA
- the ccmI gene encoding c-type cytochrome biogenesis protein CcmI, with protein MIVISILFISWFLYRPIKETLSDDDSNIQINKQRQNELISDKSIGLIEEQYFKEAENEIIGTLASELKSNESKNFEIKPLIWVISIAVFIAIISLSLYSQLAPKIIPNASDNSSESFSMDESLDALKEYLVENPDDFSAWLMLGMAQAGIGDVDDSIISFENAFKINSNDIDLLLQYATALSLNQDGAFIGAPKELIEKALTISPQSEQVLYFAGIVAAQEANFDLARDYWEKALYIMPDSHPDRGIIEEALETISNLQVK; from the coding sequence ATGATTGTAATATCGATTCTCTTCATATCTTGGTTTCTTTATAGACCCATAAAGGAAACCCTTAGTGATGATGATTCAAATATTCAGATTAATAAGCAAAGACAAAATGAATTAATATCAGATAAATCTATTGGTCTAATTGAGGAACAATATTTTAAAGAGGCTGAGAATGAGATTATTGGTACTTTAGCATCAGAATTGAAAAGTAATGAGTCTAAAAACTTTGAAATTAAACCTCTTATATGGGTCATCTCAATTGCAGTATTTATTGCAATAATCTCATTATCTCTATATTCTCAATTAGCACCAAAAATTATTCCAAATGCATCAGATAATTCTTCAGAGTCATTTAGTATGGATGAAAGTCTTGATGCATTGAAAGAATATTTGGTTGAAAATCCAGATGATTTTTCAGCATGGCTGATGCTTGGAATGGCCCAGGCTGGAATTGGTGATGTGGATGACTCTATTATTTCATTTGAAAATGCCTTTAAAATTAATTCTAATGATATTGATTTACTTCTCCAATATGCAACTGCATTATCCTTAAATCAAGATGGTGCTTTTATTGGGGCCCCCAAAGAGCTAATTGAAAAAGCTCTTACCATCAGTCCTCAGTCAGAACAAGTACTATATTTCGCTGGAATTGTAGCAGCACAAGAAGCAAATTTTGACTTAGCAAGGGATTATTGGGAAAAGGCACTCTACATAATGCCAGATAGTCACCCCGATAGAGGAATTATTGAGGAGGCTCTAGAAACAATTTCAAATTTACAAGTAAAATAA